From Myotis daubentonii chromosome 15, mMyoDau2.1, whole genome shotgun sequence, one genomic window encodes:
- the LOC132216603 gene encoding transmembrane protein 202-like isoform X1, whose protein sequence is MDASCTVDLSDPNYSWEEDRKYILRGWALVFSTLTTLMVLSAVDGRMAYLEGSYSGYMGFWINCKKYKCSNVGQVTVLIHMSMGLMMLALTICLILVTTMALSFWPVFRRLNKTDLIFSLLSFGIGFLVILSMTLFVANCQALRPKPRISYLFTSYLCWGSGALILWTGVLSYLNYAGMWSQASFSWDRRVSYWRWASRLTSMRHLSRQSDSDRKSSSLPGQGIPAKPP, encoded by the exons ATGGACGCATCCTGCACAGTGGACCtgt CGGACCCAAACTACTCCTGGGAGGAGGACAGAAAGTACATCCTGCGGGGCTGGGCCCTGGTCTTCAGCACCCTCACCACCCTGATGGTGCTCAGCGCGGTGGATGGGCGGATGGCCTACCTGGAGGGCTCCTACTCTGGCTACATGGGCTTCTGGATCAACTGCAAGAAGTACAAATGCTCCAACGTGGGCCAAGTCACTG tTCTCATCCACATGAGCATGGGCCTGATGATGCTGGCCTTGACCATTTGTCTCATCCTTGTCACCACCATGGCCCTCTCCTTCTGGCCGGTCTTCCGCCGCCTGAACAAGACCGACCTTATCTTCAGTTTACTCAGCTTCGGCATTG GGTTCCTGGTTATCCTCAGCATGACGCTCTTTGTAGCCAACTGCCAGGCCCTGAGACCAAAGCCACGTATTTCGTACCTGTTTACCTCCTACCTATGCTGGGGCAGCGGCGCCTTGATACTGTGGACAG GAGTCCTGAGCTACTTAAACTACGCGGGCATGTGGAGCCAGGCCTCGTTCAGCTGGGATCGGCGGGTGAGCTACTGGCGGTGGGCCTCGCGGCTCACTTCTATGAGGCACCTGTCCAGACAGTCAGACTCAGACCGCAAGTCCAGTTCGCTCCCGGGGCAGGGGATCCCCGCCAAGCCTCCCTAA
- the KLK15 gene encoding kallikrein-15 → MWLLVLSFLLMSAAQDNSGKVMKGEVCVPHSQPWQVALFDRSRFNCGASLVSPDWVLSAAHCQTRHMRVRLGEHNLRRHDGTEQLRAVSRIIPHPGYVARTHRDDLMLVRLARPARLSPQVRPVSLPTRCPQAGDPCVVSGWGLVSAYESETTGSPKSPVDLPDTLHCANISIISDSSCSKDYPGHLMGTMVCAGVEGGGTDSCEGDSGGPLVCGGTLQGIVSWGDVPCDTTTKPGVYTKVCRYMDWIRDTMRRN, encoded by the exons ATGTGGCTTCTCGTCCTTTCCTTCCTGCTGATGTCTGCAG CCCAGGACAACAGCGGCAAGGTGATGAAGGGCGAGGTGTGCGTGCCCCACTCCCAGCCTTGGCAAGTGGCCCTCTTCGATCGCAGCCGCTTTAACTGCGGGGCTTCCCTCGTCTCCCCAGACTGGGTGCTGTCTGCAGCTCACTGCCAAACCCG CCACATGAGAGTCCGCCTGGGCGAGCACAACCTGCGCAGGCACGACGGCACCGAGCAGCTGCGGGCTGTGAGCCGCATCATCCCGCACCCCGGCTACGTGGCGCGCACCCATCGCGACGACCTCATGCTGGTGCGTCTAGCCCGGCCGGCGCGCCTCTCCCCGCAAGTGCGCCCCGTGTCACTGCCCACGCGTTGCCCCCAAGCCGGCGATCCCTGCGTGGTGTCCGGCTGGGGCCTGGTGTCCGCCTACGAGTCTGAGACCACGGGGAGCCCCAAGTCACCAG TGGATCTCCCAGACACCTTGCACTGTGCCAACATCAGCATCATCTCCGACTCGTCCTGTAGCAAGGACTACCCAGGGCACCTGATGGGCACCATGGTGTGTGCAGGGGTGGAAGGCGGAGGCACCGACTCCTGTGAG GGTGACTCCGGGGGACCCCTGGTCTGTGGCGGCACCCTGCAGGGCATTGTCTCCTGGGGGGACGTCCCCTGCGACACCACCACCAAGCCTGGGGTCTACACCAAAGTGTGCAGATACATGGACTGGATCCGGGACACCATGAGGAGGAACTGA
- the LOC132216603 gene encoding uncharacterized protein LOC132216603 isoform X2 gives MDASCTVDLSDPNYSWEEDRKYILRGWALVFSTLTTLMVLSAVDGRMAYLEGSYSGYMGFWINCKKYKCSNVGQVTVLIHMSMGLMMLALTICLILVTTMALSFWPVFRRLNKTDLIFSLLSFGIGVLSYLNYAGMWSQASFSWDRRVSYWRWASRLTSMRHLSRQSDSDRKSSSLPGQGIPAKPP, from the exons ATGGACGCATCCTGCACAGTGGACCtgt CGGACCCAAACTACTCCTGGGAGGAGGACAGAAAGTACATCCTGCGGGGCTGGGCCCTGGTCTTCAGCACCCTCACCACCCTGATGGTGCTCAGCGCGGTGGATGGGCGGATGGCCTACCTGGAGGGCTCCTACTCTGGCTACATGGGCTTCTGGATCAACTGCAAGAAGTACAAATGCTCCAACGTGGGCCAAGTCACTG tTCTCATCCACATGAGCATGGGCCTGATGATGCTGGCCTTGACCATTTGTCTCATCCTTGTCACCACCATGGCCCTCTCCTTCTGGCCGGTCTTCCGCCGCCTGAACAAGACCGACCTTATCTTCAGTTTACTCAGCTTCGGCATTG GAGTCCTGAGCTACTTAAACTACGCGGGCATGTGGAGCCAGGCCTCGTTCAGCTGGGATCGGCGGGTGAGCTACTGGCGGTGGGCCTCGCGGCTCACTTCTATGAGGCACCTGTCCAGACAGTCAGACTCAGACCGCAAGTCCAGTTCGCTCCCGGGGCAGGGGATCCCCGCCAAGCCTCCCTAA
- the KLK1 gene encoding kallikrein-1: MWFLGLGLALSLASTGAVPPIQSRIVGGWECKKPQPWQAALYHYNRFECGGVLVDPQWVLTAAHCISDNYQLWLGRHNLFEEEEGAQYVQVSKSFPHPQFNLSLLKNHTIHPGEDYSYDLMLLRLAEPVQLTDSVKTLALPTRAPKLGSTCYASGWGSTNPYPFEYPDELQCVDLTLLPNKVCANAHPEKVTDVMMCVGHLLGGKDTCAGDSGGPLICNGVLQGITSWGQTPCARPNTPGVFTRILPLVGWIKKTMAANA, from the exons ATGTggttcctgggcctgggccttgctctgtcccTGGCCAGTACCG GCGCCGTGCCCCCCATCCAGTCCCGGATCGTCGGAGGCTGGGAGTGCAAGAAACCCCAGCCCTGGCAGGCGGCCCTGTACCATTACAACCGCTTCGAGTGCGGGGGCGTCCTGGTGGACCCCCAGTGGGTGCTCACCGCTGCCCACTGCATCAGCGA CAATTACCAGCTCTGGCTGGGTCGCCACAACCTGTTTGAAGAGGAAGAGGGGGCGCAGTACGTCCAGGTCAGTAAGAGCTTCCCGCACCCTCAGTTCAACCTGAGCCTCCTGAAGAACCACACCATCCACCCCGGGGAGGACTACAGCTACGACCTCATGCTGCTCCGCCTGGCCGAGCCCGTGCAGCTCACCGACTCCGTGAagaccctggccctgcccacccgcgccCCCAAGCTGGGGAGCACCTGCTACGCCTCTGGCTGGGGCAGCACCAACCCATACCCAT TCGAGTACCCAGATGAGCTGCAGTGCGTGGACCTCACGCTCCTGCCCAACAAGGTGTGTGCCAACGCCCACCCCGAGAAGGTGACGGACGTCATGATGTGTGTTGGACACCTGTTGGGTGGCAAGGACACCTGTGCG GGTGACTCCGGGGGCCCGCTGATCTGCAACGGGGTCCTTCAAGGAATCACATCCTGGGGCCAAACCCCCTGCGCCCGACCCAACACGCCAGGGGTCTTCACCAGAATTCTGCCCCTCGTGGGTTGGATCAAGAAGACCATGGCAGCCAATGCCTGA